From the genome of Dickeya aquatica, one region includes:
- the argH gene encoding argininosuccinate lyase — MALWGGRFTQAADRRFKQFNDSLRFDYRLAEQDIIGSIGWSKALVTVNVLSAQEQQQLEQALNVLLTEVQADPEAILQSDAEDIHSWVEQKLIEKVGNLGKKLHTGRSRNDQVATDLKLWCKAQVSELAQAIRHLRAALVATAEANQDAVMPGYTHLQRAQPVTFAHWCLAYHEMLARDESRLEDTLKRLDVSPLGCGALAGTAYPIDREQLAGWLGFASATRNSLDTVSDRDHVLELLSDASIGMVHLSRFAEDLIFFNSGEAAFVELSDRVTSGSSLMPQKKNPDALELIRGKCGRVQGALAGMLVTLKGLPLAYNKDMQEDKEGLFDALDTWHDCLLMAALVLEGIQVKRPRCQEAAEQGYANSTELADYLVAKGVPFREAHHIVGEAVVEAIRQGKALEALSLAELKQFSAVIADDVYPALSLQSCLEKRAAQGGVSPQQVAQAITVAKQSLA; from the coding sequence ATGGCTTTGTGGGGCGGGCGGTTCACGCAGGCAGCCGATCGGCGTTTTAAACAGTTCAACGATTCACTGCGGTTTGATTACCGTCTGGCGGAGCAGGACATCATCGGTTCCATTGGCTGGTCTAAAGCGCTGGTGACGGTGAACGTACTGAGCGCTCAGGAACAGCAGCAACTGGAGCAGGCACTCAATGTGCTGTTGACAGAAGTGCAGGCCGACCCTGAGGCGATTCTGCAAAGCGATGCGGAAGATATTCACAGCTGGGTTGAGCAGAAACTGATCGAGAAAGTCGGCAATCTGGGTAAGAAACTGCATACCGGACGCAGCCGTAACGATCAGGTAGCGACTGACCTGAAACTGTGGTGCAAGGCGCAGGTGAGTGAGCTGGCGCAGGCGATTCGTCATCTGCGTGCGGCCTTGGTCGCTACCGCCGAAGCCAATCAGGATGCGGTGATGCCCGGTTACACCCACTTGCAACGCGCCCAGCCGGTGACGTTTGCCCACTGGTGCCTGGCCTATCACGAAATGCTGGCGCGCGATGAAAGCCGCCTGGAAGACACGCTTAAGCGTCTGGATGTCAGCCCGCTGGGCTGCGGCGCGCTGGCGGGCACCGCGTATCCGATTGATCGCGAGCAGTTAGCCGGTTGGCTGGGGTTTGCCTCTGCTACCCGCAACAGTCTGGATACGGTCTCTGACCGCGATCACGTACTGGAACTGCTGTCTGATGCCTCTATCGGCATGGTGCACCTGTCGCGCTTTGCTGAAGATCTGATTTTCTTTAACAGTGGTGAGGCCGCGTTTGTTGAGTTGTCTGACCGTGTGACTTCCGGCTCGTCGCTGATGCCGCAGAAGAAAAACCCGGATGCGCTGGAGCTGATCCGCGGTAAGTGCGGCCGTGTACAGGGCGCGCTGGCTGGTATGCTGGTGACGCTAAAAGGCCTGCCGCTGGCCTATAACAAGGATATGCAGGAAGACAAAGAAGGGCTGTTTGACGCGCTGGACACCTGGCACGACTGCCTGCTGATGGCAGCACTGGTGCTCGAAGGTATTCAGGTTAAACGCCCGCGTTGCCAGGAAGCGGCCGAGCAAGGGTATGCGAATTCGACCGAACTGGCGGATTATCTGGTTGCCAAGGGCGTGCCATTCCGCGAAGCGCACCATATCGTCGGTGAAGCGGTGGTAGAGGCGATTCGTCAGGGCAAAGCGCTGGAAGCGCTGTCGCTGGCCGAGCTTAAACAGTTTAGCGCGGTTATCGCAGACGATGTTTATCCGGCGCTGTCGCTGCAATCCTGTCTGGAAAAACGTGCCGCCCAGGGTGGCGTGTCGCCTCAGCAGGTGGCTCAGGCTATCACTGTTGCCAAACAAAGCCTGGCCTAA